In Lentimicrobiaceae bacterium, the DNA window ATACGCTTGATATATATTACACGATAGCGGAAAGTGATACAGCCTGGTATTATGTATTGGATTCAACATATCAACCTGTTGACGTAAAGGACTATAGATATGTATCTGATATAAAGCATCATTACATTGATTTGCCGCTGGCCTTTCAATACAACCAGCCTCTGGGAAGGGCATTGCTTTATGGTAAAGCCGGTATTATTACATCTGTTCATGCAGGTAGTAAAGGCTTATTCCTTCATGCGGAAGAATTGGAGGTGAGCCCTGTTTCTGATTTGGAATTCAAGCCTGTGAACTTTTCGTGGTTGCTGGGCGCAGGAGCAATTTTGCCTTTAAATAAAAATGTTACTTTTAATGTTGGAATTGTATACCGTAAGCAGTTGCAGGGGATTTACACGCATTTCGCAATTGATAAGAGATTGAGCGCTACAGGAATAAATGCAGGAGTTTGCTTCAGGTTTTAGTATATTTGCATGAATAGGAAGCTCCTTTAGCTCTTATTTAAAACTTTAAAAAACATACTCTGAGCTTTATGTGGGTTTCTTATCATGAAAATATTTCAAAGTGATTAAAAACAGAATGGTAAAGTTTATAAGCAGTTTTTTTTCAGTAATCCTAACGACTTTTGTTATCGGGCTGCCGCAGGCGAAAGCCCAGGTAATTGTGGGGGGCGTACTGGAAGAAAATACTGTTTATCATGCTGAGCTGAATCCATACATTGTTACAGAATCGGTTGAAATACCTGAAGGTCTCACGTTGACTATTGAGCCCGGGGTGCAGATTTTATTTATGGTAAGAACTTCTATTGTTGTAAATGGTGGAGTTCTGAAAGCCAGTGGAACACAGGAATATCCTATTCAGTTTGCCAGCAGAACCAGCAATGAAAAATGGAATGGTCTGAACTTTAAGGGTTCAAGAGCGCTATTCGACGATGAAGGAAATTATGAAGGTGGCAACATTGTTAAATTTGCATCCATTCAACAATCTACTTCAGCTTTTGTCCTTTCCGATTCGGCCAGCGTACTGATTGATAGTACTTCAATTTTTAATTGCGAATATGGGATTACCATGCAATCAGGTTCCTCTATGTATTTTAAAAATTCCAGTATTGAACAATGCAGTTTTGGTGTTTCTATTAAAAATTCAGCAAACAATGTCATTCGCAATTGCACTATAAATCAATGTGATATTGGCATCTTCTTTCCATCCAATAACCAAAGCAAGTATAACCGTATATTTAACAATGTGATTACCAACAATACCATTATTGGAATCTTTTTTAGTATCGGGCAAAGTAGCATGCAGTTTAACAGGGTTTATGGAAATACGCTCAATAACAACGATATTGGATTGTATATTGGTAATGGAGGTTTAAACGATCAGGGGCTTAATAGTTTTTATAATAACATAATCAAATTTAATAATATAGGTGTTAAACTCTCTCAAAATAGCGACACATTAAAAGCCAATACTATTGAGTCGAACGCGACAGGTGTGCTTTTGGTTAAAGCAAGTAATAATTATATTCATAGCAATTCAATAGTCAATAGTTCTGAAACCGGTATTTTGCTTACCGACGGTTCAAGCAATAATTTAATCTCCGAAAACAGATTATGTATTAACAATCAGGGTGTAAAGGTGACTAAAAAAGATATGAATCTCTCTGTCAACAATCTGTTTACATACAATCTGATAGGCAGGAGTGTGCATGAGGCGTTTTTATTTGAATCCGGTCCCCAATTACCCCTGAAGTTTAATTCGTTTTATGGGTCAAATGACGAAAATGTTTTTGTAAATCATAACTCCACTGATATTCTGGCTACCGAAAACTGGTTTGGAACGACAGATACTTTGTTGATTGACAGGATGATATATGATCATTACGACAGTGCCATTTATGGGAAAGTGATTTATAAGCCTTTCCTAAATTATCCCGATCCGCTTAGCCCTGTTTCGATGCCATCAGTGGTTATTAAGCGCTTGGTTAACAATGTGGTAAGGGTTGAATGGAATAAGAATCCTGAAACAGATTTAGCTGGTTATAAAGTATATTATGGCGGTGGTTCGGAAAATAATTTCCAGCATATGATTGATGTTGGAATTGATACACTGGTTGTAATTCCTGATGTGCTATTAGCTGATACCATTGCTGTTTCTGCTTATGATAATGATGCTGACGGTTTTGCCGATTTATTGGAAGGCCATGAGAGTACTGTGAATTATGCTGTGGCTGGGCCATGGGCTGGTAACGATACATTGATCTGTTATGGAGAAGAGTATTTGACTACTTCAGCCACCACTTTATACCATGAAAACCTCTTTTGGAGTTCGTCAGGTGACGGAACATTTACTGATTTAACAGAATTAAGTACCCGATATATACCTGGTGAAGATGATTTAAGCGTTGGCTCTGTAAAACTCACGCTGAAGCAACAGGTTGAAAATATGGAGATTACTGACGAATTGTTACTTCAAATCCATTATCTTCCATTTGTAAATGCGGGTGCCGATACTGTTATTTTCGAGCATGGAGCTTACAACACAACTTCTGCCGAAGCCGGTAATTTTGAATATGTTAACTGGTCTTCTATGGGTGATGGCGTGTTTGAGGACTCTTTGTCACTTCATACTTCTTATTTTCCGGGAGAGTCGGATATTCATCAGGGGTATGTCAACCTTATACTCCGGCTAAATTCATATTGCGGTGATCTGAGCGATACAATCACCATTTCCATTGTTCCTACATTTCGTATTTCAGGGCGCGTTTATCATGATGATACTCCTGTTAATGCCAGTGTTGTTGTTGCAGTGAATACTGATAATGAAAACCCAAGAGCGATTTCAACTGCCACTACAGATACTGAAGGTTTATTCGAATTTATGGATTTACCGGCAGGAGGTTATTATTTGTACGCTGTTATCAACCCTGAGTCAACGACCCAATGGATGCCCTGTTATTACGCTTCATGCTGTTTTTGGCAGGATGCATACATGTTGCCGTTAAATGCCGATGTTTATGATGTGGATATCAGACTGATACCCATGAACACA includes these proteins:
- a CDS encoding right-handed parallel beta-helix repeat-containing protein, whose product is MIKNRMVKFISSFFSVILTTFVIGLPQAKAQVIVGGVLEENTVYHAELNPYIVTESVEIPEGLTLTIEPGVQILFMVRTSIVVNGGVLKASGTQEYPIQFASRTSNEKWNGLNFKGSRALFDDEGNYEGGNIVKFASIQQSTSAFVLSDSASVLIDSTSIFNCEYGITMQSGSSMYFKNSSIEQCSFGVSIKNSANNVIRNCTINQCDIGIFFPSNNQSKYNRIFNNVITNNTIIGIFFSIGQSSMQFNRVYGNTLNNNDIGLYIGNGGLNDQGLNSFYNNIIKFNNIGVKLSQNSDTLKANTIESNATGVLLVKASNNYIHSNSIVNSSETGILLTDGSSNNLISENRLCINNQGVKVTKKDMNLSVNNLFTYNLIGRSVHEAFLFESGPQLPLKFNSFYGSNDENVFVNHNSTDILATENWFGTTDTLLIDRMIYDHYDSAIYGKVIYKPFLNYPDPLSPVSMPSVVIKRLVNNVVRVEWNKNPETDLAGYKVYYGGGSENNFQHMIDVGIDTLVVIPDVLLADTIAVSAYDNDADGFADLLEGHESTVNYAVAGPWAGNDTLICYGEEYLTTSATTLYHENLFWSSSGDGTFTDLTELSTRYIPGEDDLSVGSVKLTLKQQVENMEITDELLLQIHYLPFVNAGADTVIFEHGAYNTTSAEAGNFEYVNWSSMGDGVFEDSLSLHTSYFPGESDIHQGYVNLILRLNSYCGDLSDTITISIVPTFRISGRVYHDDTPVNASVVVAVNTDNENPRAISTATTDTEGLFEFMDLPAGGYYLYAVINPESTTQWMPCYYASCCFWQDAYMLPLNADVYDVDIRLIPMNTTLPAGEGVISGSFFYMERSQDKDSVYNTPWFKSGNGPSFAVADNPAPNHTVMLMNSEQNRIFDWALTDADGAFSFNNLPFGSYRLWGEKAGFSNASSPVITLTPQNSQVDGVRLNILPKRIEISVPQVFAYSKEAVVYPNPANDRIWINNEVMNSVNHLEFTLSDALGQIVLLHSIDVLSGEGYSGIDIQNLMPGVYVFRISADNGYSYSSKLVITR